In Mycobacterium gallinarum, a single window of DNA contains:
- a CDS encoding integrase core domain-containing protein, whose translation MAGIAERTYRRRLARLRAGDPAKGPWPAPVVDRIEAIAAKYAEAWPAWGYRKIAALMRADGHDVTNSSVQRALRRRGLLLPQGFRADRKSWAALRRRVFHDPPTERNRVWQTDFSEFETAHGGIWRISAVIDYVTKYCLAITVTPTSRGRDAVHCIRLAVEEATRILNLTDLRVDRGEMEVLDAEDNVIGHAPAPIAIVSDNGPCYRGKDFHTLFTGHDPLLRHIRTRIKSPQTNGVIERFFETLKYEHLFRGYIGDGDALDMETHRFRIIYNTIRPHQALADRTPKQAYLDSKTLPPS comes from the coding sequence TTGGCCGGCATCGCCGAGCGGACCTATCGCCGCCGGCTGGCCCGACTGCGCGCTGGTGACCCGGCCAAGGGGCCTTGGCCGGCGCCGGTCGTCGACCGGATCGAAGCGATCGCGGCGAAGTACGCCGAGGCGTGGCCGGCCTGGGGCTACCGCAAGATCGCCGCACTGATGCGCGCTGATGGTCACGACGTAACCAACTCGTCGGTGCAACGCGCGCTGCGGCGGCGTGGCCTGCTGTTACCCCAGGGCTTTCGGGCCGATCGAAAGTCTTGGGCTGCGTTGCGCCGCCGGGTATTTCACGATCCGCCGACTGAGCGCAACCGGGTGTGGCAGACCGACTTCTCCGAGTTCGAGACCGCCCACGGCGGGATCTGGCGAATTAGTGCCGTCATCGACTACGTCACCAAATACTGCCTGGCCATCACCGTCACGCCCACCAGCCGCGGCCGCGACGCCGTGCACTGCATTCGGTTGGCCGTCGAGGAAGCCACCCGCATCTTGAACCTCACCGACCTGCGAGTCGACCGCGGCGAAATGGAGGTCCTTGACGCCGAGGACAACGTCATCGGCCACGCCCCTGCACCGATTGCGATCGTGTCCGACAACGGTCCCTGCTACCGGGGTAAAGACTTCCACACCCTGTTCACCGGCCATGATCCGCTCCTGCGCCACATCCGCACACGCATCAAATCACCACAAACCAACGGCGTCATCGAGCGATTCTTCGAAACCCTGAAATACGAGCATCTCTTCCGCGGCTACATCGGCGACGGCGACGCACTCGACATGGAAACCCATCGATTCCGCATCATCTACAACACCATCCGACCACACCAAGCCCTGGCCGACCGCACCCCAAAACAGGCCTACCTCGACAGCAAAACCCTGCCACCTTCTTGA
- a CDS encoding amino acid adenylation domain-containing protein: MAFAGGATDNRGAAVHAIREEVAELLGVNPDEVDPEGDLIASGLDSIRMMSLSGRWRKRGIPVNFAALAENPTVAAWSALVAQLSGDPAEAADTVVESDDDDDGVFPLAPMQHAMWLGRNDDQQLGGVAAHLYVEFDGAGVDPTRLREAAAKLVARHPMLRVEILPDGTQRIGDRGLPVTVHDLREMDAEGAEQRLETIRQQKSHQLLDGDVLELSLSLRPDGRTRLHVDMDMNAADAVSYRKFMADLAVFYRGGELPELGYTYRRYRAALTAADPGPSDEDRRWWAERLPELPESPALPLVPLAEQADPRSSVRLWHIFDVETRDALFAAAHRRGFTPAMAVAASYSNALARWSSGSRFLLNLPMFGREPFHPDVEKLVGCFTSSLMLDIDLTRTSTPAERTRAVQETLHNTARHSSYSGLSVLRDLGRHRGNQTLAPIVYTSALGLGDLFAGEVTELFGAPVWTISQGPQVLIDAQATPLATGLMINWDVRVDAFRPGVADAMFAYHLAELTRLAADDAAWDASDPPAVPAAQRAVRAAVNSATAPPSGETIHQGFFRNAVAAPDAPAVFSDDGDLTYGAVRTRALAVTEALRGSGVRPGDLVALIGPKCAEQIPATLGILAAGAAYLPIGADQPTDRTARILESSGVAAVLLCGGADPVETAVPVITAATAMQHAVDVEPTPVEPHDLAYVLFTSGSTGEPKGVELTHDAVMNTIEFVSGRYELGPSDRSLALASLEADMSVLEIFAILRTGGAVVVVDEAHRRDPDVWAGLIHKHSVTFLNWMPGWLDMLLEVGGDRLDTLRVVLLGGDWVRPELIRGLRKSAPTVRAAGLGGATETAVHGTICEVDVPPAHWTSIPYGMPFPNNVCRVAAADGSDCPDWVPGELWFAGRGIARGYRGRPDLTAEKFVEYDGRTWYRTGDLVRYQPDGTLEFVGRIDHRVKISGYRIELGEVEAALKRVPHIDAAVADVIPGDPDVLAALVRTDDPSVESHAVAAALAELVPAHMIPKIIVVSDQIPFTVNGKLDRKAAARVLAQAELPAANAFRPASTPLESALVAIVGEVLNIAADKIGIDDDFFSLGGDSVLATQVIARVRDWLDTPTVLVTDMFAARSVSKLAERLVSREPDADRLNMVAEVYLEVAAMDTADVLSELAGG, encoded by the coding sequence GTGGCTTTTGCGGGTGGGGCGACAGACAACAGAGGTGCCGCCGTTCACGCCATCCGGGAGGAAGTCGCCGAACTTCTCGGCGTGAACCCCGACGAGGTCGACCCCGAGGGCGACCTGATCGCGTCCGGGCTCGACTCGATCCGCATGATGTCGCTGTCGGGTCGCTGGCGTAAGCGGGGGATTCCGGTCAACTTCGCCGCGCTGGCGGAGAACCCGACGGTGGCAGCATGGTCGGCGCTGGTCGCGCAGCTCTCCGGTGATCCCGCCGAGGCCGCGGACACGGTCGTCGAGAGCGACGATGACGACGACGGTGTTTTCCCGCTCGCACCGATGCAGCACGCGATGTGGTTGGGCCGCAACGACGATCAGCAACTCGGCGGCGTCGCGGCACACCTTTACGTGGAGTTCGACGGCGCGGGCGTCGACCCGACCCGTCTGCGTGAGGCGGCAGCAAAACTTGTTGCACGCCATCCGATGTTGCGGGTGGAGATTCTGCCGGACGGTACCCAGCGGATCGGTGATCGCGGCCTTCCGGTCACGGTCCACGACCTGCGCGAGATGGACGCCGAAGGGGCTGAGCAGCGACTGGAGACCATTCGGCAGCAGAAGTCGCACCAGCTGCTCGACGGCGATGTGCTCGAACTGAGCCTGTCGTTGCGCCCGGACGGGCGGACGCGGCTGCACGTCGACATGGACATGAACGCGGCGGACGCGGTGAGTTACCGCAAGTTCATGGCCGACCTCGCGGTGTTCTACCGCGGCGGCGAACTGCCCGAGCTGGGCTACACGTACCGCCGATACCGTGCCGCGTTGACGGCGGCCGACCCCGGGCCCTCCGACGAGGACCGCCGGTGGTGGGCAGAGCGCCTGCCCGAACTCCCCGAATCGCCTGCGCTGCCGCTGGTTCCGCTCGCCGAGCAAGCCGACCCCCGCAGCAGCGTCCGACTTTGGCACATCTTCGATGTCGAGACGCGCGATGCACTCTTCGCCGCAGCACACCGTCGCGGGTTCACCCCCGCGATGGCCGTCGCGGCGTCGTACTCGAATGCGTTGGCGCGCTGGTCGAGCGGCTCACGGTTCCTGCTCAACCTGCCGATGTTCGGTAGGGAACCGTTCCACCCCGACGTCGAGAAACTGGTCGGCTGCTTCACCTCGTCACTGATGCTCGACATCGACCTGACGCGCACCAGCACACCCGCCGAGCGGACCCGTGCCGTGCAGGAGACGTTGCATAACACCGCTCGGCACTCGAGCTACTCGGGTCTGTCGGTGCTGCGCGACCTGGGACGCCACCGCGGCAACCAGACGCTCGCGCCGATCGTCTACACCAGCGCGCTCGGACTCGGCGATCTGTTCGCCGGTGAGGTCACCGAATTGTTCGGCGCTCCCGTATGGACCATTTCGCAAGGCCCGCAGGTGCTCATCGATGCGCAGGCGACGCCGCTGGCGACCGGTCTGATGATCAACTGGGACGTCCGCGTCGACGCGTTCCGTCCCGGTGTCGCCGACGCGATGTTCGCCTACCACCTGGCCGAGTTGACCAGGCTGGCCGCCGACGACGCGGCGTGGGACGCAAGCGATCCGCCCGCGGTGCCCGCGGCGCAACGAGCCGTCCGCGCCGCGGTGAACAGTGCGACCGCACCGCCGAGCGGGGAGACGATCCACCAAGGGTTCTTCCGCAATGCGGTGGCTGCGCCTGACGCGCCCGCGGTGTTCAGCGACGACGGCGACCTGACCTATGGCGCGGTACGCACCCGGGCGCTTGCGGTCACGGAAGCCCTACGCGGCAGTGGGGTTCGTCCCGGCGACCTGGTGGCGTTGATCGGTCCCAAGTGCGCCGAGCAGATTCCCGCGACGCTCGGAATTCTCGCCGCCGGTGCCGCCTACCTTCCGATCGGTGCCGATCAGCCGACCGACCGCACCGCCCGCATCCTGGAATCGAGCGGTGTGGCGGCCGTCCTGCTCTGTGGTGGTGCCGATCCGGTCGAGACCGCGGTGCCGGTGATCACCGCCGCGACGGCAATGCAACATGCCGTCGATGTTGAACCCACCCCGGTCGAACCGCACGACCTGGCCTACGTGTTGTTCACGTCGGGCTCGACCGGTGAGCCCAAGGGCGTAGAGCTGACACACGACGCGGTGATGAACACCATCGAATTCGTCAGCGGCCGCTACGAACTCGGTCCGTCCGACCGGAGTCTGGCTCTGGCGTCGCTGGAAGCCGACATGTCGGTGCTGGAGATCTTCGCGATCCTGCGGACCGGTGGTGCCGTCGTCGTGGTGGACGAGGCGCACCGTCGGGATCCCGACGTCTGGGCGGGGCTGATCCACAAGCATTCGGTGACGTTCCTCAACTGGATGCCGGGCTGGCTGGACATGCTCCTCGAGGTCGGCGGCGATCGGCTGGACACGCTGCGGGTGGTGTTGCTCGGAGGCGACTGGGTGCGGCCCGAACTCATTCGGGGACTCCGCAAGTCAGCGCCCACAGTGCGCGCCGCGGGGCTGGGCGGGGCGACCGAGACCGCGGTGCACGGCACGATCTGCGAGGTCGATGTTCCGCCGGCGCACTGGACCTCGATTCCTTACGGCATGCCGTTCCCGAACAACGTCTGCCGGGTGGCGGCCGCCGACGGATCGGACTGCCCGGACTGGGTACCGGGCGAACTGTGGTTCGCAGGGCGCGGCATCGCACGCGGGTATCGCGGGCGACCGGACCTGACGGCCGAGAAGTTCGTCGAATACGACGGTCGAACCTGGTACCGGACAGGTGATCTCGTCCGATACCAGCCTGACGGAACCTTGGAGTTCGTCGGCCGCATCGATCACCGGGTAAAGATCAGCGGTTACCGCATCGAGCTCGGCGAGGTGGAAGCGGCCCTCAAGCGGGTGCCGCACATCGACGCGGCGGTGGCCGACGTGATCCCGGGCGATCCGGATGTACTTGCCGCGCTGGTCCGTACCGACGACCCGAGTGTCGAATCGCACGCCGTCGCGGCCGCGCTGGCCGAGCTGGTTCCTGCGCACATGATTCCCAAGATCATCGTCGTGAGCGATCAAATCCCGTTCACGGTGAACGGCAAGCTCGACCGCAAGGCCGCCGCCCGGGTGTTGGCGCAAGCCGAACTGCCGGCCGCCAACGCTTTCCGCCCGGCATCCACGCCACTGGAGTCGGCGCTCGTCGCGATCGTCGGCGAGGTGCTCAACATCGCGGCCGACAAGATCGGCATCGATGACGACTTCTTCTCCCTCGGTGGCGATTCCGTGCTGGCTACCCAGGTGATCGCGCGGGTCCGGGACTGGCTCGATACGCCCACGGTGCTCGTCACGGACATGTTCGCGGCGCGATCGGTGTCGAAGTTGGCAGAACGACTCGTCAGTCGGGAACCGGATGCGGATCGGCTCAACATGGTCGCCGAGGTGTATCTGGAGGTGGCTGCGATGGACACCGCCGACGTACTCTCTGAATTGGCGGGCGGCTAG
- a CDS encoding helix-turn-helix domain-containing protein encodes MVRSRRTKIAAEEKTRLVLAVLAGEMTCAEAARRCGVASTQVTKWKHQFLEAGAQRLQEVPSGAAHGAGSPEQRRLRMENEQLKLALAEATVQLRIWQRGAALADQVLPGPRNPKRSSRSAGFEVRAIGRHRRADLSPPAGPTARW; translated from the coding sequence ATGGTCAGATCGCGACGAACAAAGATTGCTGCCGAGGAGAAGACCCGGTTGGTGCTGGCTGTTCTAGCCGGTGAGATGACCTGTGCTGAGGCGGCCCGGCGGTGTGGGGTGGCCTCGACTCAGGTGACGAAGTGGAAGCATCAGTTCCTTGAGGCTGGGGCCCAACGCTTGCAGGAGGTGCCCAGCGGCGCCGCGCATGGCGCGGGTAGCCCTGAGCAGCGTCGGCTGCGGATGGAAAACGAGCAGCTCAAACTCGCGCTGGCCGAAGCCACGGTGCAGCTGCGGATCTGGCAGCGCGGTGCAGCTTTGGCCGATCAGGTCCTTCCAGGACCTCGAAACCCTAAGAGAAGCAGCAGGTCTGCCGGTTTCGAGGTTCGCGCCATTGGCCGGCATCGCCGAGCGGACCTATCGCCGCCGGCTGGCCCGACTGCGCGCTGGTGA